The following coding sequences are from one Macaca nemestrina isolate mMacNem1 chromosome 1, mMacNem.hap1, whole genome shotgun sequence window:
- the CYP4B1 gene encoding cytochrome P450 4B1 isoform X2, which produces MGPLRIVRIQSGQNIQQTGSLDKVVSWAHQFPYAHPLWFGQFVGFLNIYEPDYAKAVYSRGDPKAPDVYDFFLQWIGRGLLVLEGPKWFQHRKLLTPGFHYDVLKPYVALFAESTRVMLDKWEEKAQEGKSFDIFCDVGHMALNTLMKCTFGRGDTGLGHRDSSYYLAVSDLTLLMQQRLVSFHYHNDFIYWLTPHGRRFLRACQVAHDHTDQVIRERKAALQDEKVRKKIQNRRHLDFLDILLGARDEDDSKLSDADLRAEVDTFMFEGHDTTTSGISWFLYCMALYPEHQHRCREEVREILGDQDSFQWDDLGKMTYLTMCIKESFRLYPPVPQVYRQLSKPVTFVDGRSLPAGSLISMHIYALHRNSAVWPNPEVFDPLRFSTENASKRHPFAFMPFSAGPRNCIGQQFAMSEMKVVTAMCLLHFEFSLDPSRLPIKMLQLVLRSKNGIHLHLKPLGPGSGK; this is translated from the exons ATGGGACCACTTAGAATTGTGAGGATTCAATCAGGTCAAAAT ATCCAGCAGACGGGGAGCCTGGACAAAGTGGTGTCCTGGGCCCACCAGTTCCCATATGCCCACCCACTCTGGTTCGGACAGTTCGTTGGCTTCCTGAACATCTATGAGCCCGACTATGCCAAAGCTGTGTACAGCCGTGGGG ACCCTAAGGCCCCTGATGTGTATGACTTCTTCCTCCAGTGGATTG GGAGAGGCCTGCTAGTTCTTGAGGGGCCCAAGTGGTTCCAGCACCGCAAGCTGCTCACACCTGGCTTTCATTATGATGTGCTGAAGCCCTATGTGGCTCTGTTCGCTGAGTCCACACGTGTCATGCTG GACAAGTGGGAAGAGAAGGCTCAGGAGGGTAAGTCCTTTGACATCTTCTGCGATGTGGGCCACATGGCGCTGAACACGCTCATGAAGTGCACCTTTGGAAGAGGAGACACCGGCCTGGGCCACAG GGACAGCAGCTACTACCTTGCAGTCAGCGATCTCACTCTGTTGATGCAGCAGCGCCTTGTGTCCTTCCACTACCATAATGACTTCATCTACTGGCTCACCCCACATGGTCGCCGCTTCCTGCGGGCCTGCCAGGTGGCCCATGACCATACAG ACCAGGTCATCAGGGAGCGGAAGGCAGCCCTTCAGGATGAGAAGGTGCGGAAGAAGATCCAGAACCGGAGGCACCTGGACTTCCTGGACATTCTCCTGGGTGCCCGG GATGAAGATGACAGCAAGCTGTCAGATGCAGACCTCCGGGCTGAGGTGGACACATTCATGTTTGAAGGCCATGACACCACCACCAGTGGTATCTCCTGGTTTCTCTACTGCATGGCCCTGTACCCTGAGCACCAGCATCGTTGTAGAGAGGAGGTCCGTGAGATCCTGGGGGACCAGGACTCCTTCCAGTG GGATGATCTGGGCAAAATGACTTATCTGACCATGTGCATCAAGGAGAGCTTCCGCCTCTACCCACCTGTGCCCCAGGTGTACCGCCAGCTCAGCAAGCCTGTCACCTTTGTGGATGGCCGGTCTCTACCTGCAG GAAGCCTGATCTCTATGCACATCTATGCCCTCCATAGGAACAGTGCTGTATGGCCCAACCCTGAG GTCTTTGACCCTCTGCGCTTTTCCACTGAGAATGCGTCCAAACGCCATCCCTTTGCCTTTATGCCCTTCTCTGCTGGGCCCAG GAACTGCATCGGGCAGCAGTTTGCCATGAGTGAGATGAAGGTGGTTACAGCCATGTGCTTGCTCCACTTTGAGTTCTCTCTGGACCCCTCACGGCTGCCCATCAAGATGCTCCAGCTTGTCCTGCGCTCCAAGAATGGCATCCACCTCCACCTGAAGCCACTGGGCCCTGGGTCTGGGAAGTAG
- the CYP4B1 gene encoding cytochrome P450 4B1 isoform X1 — protein sequence MVPSFLSLRLSCLGLWASGLILVLGFLKLIRLLLRRQRLAKAMGNFPGPPTHWLFGHALEIQQTGSLDKVVSWAHQFPYAHPLWFGQFVGFLNIYEPDYAKAVYSRGDPKAPDVYDFFLQWIGRGLLVLEGPKWFQHRKLLTPGFHYDVLKPYVALFAESTRVMLDKWEEKAQEGKSFDIFCDVGHMALNTLMKCTFGRGDTGLGHRDSSYYLAVSDLTLLMQQRLVSFHYHNDFIYWLTPHGRRFLRACQVAHDHTDQVIRERKAALQDEKVRKKIQNRRHLDFLDILLGARDEDDSKLSDADLRAEVDTFMFEGHDTTTSGISWFLYCMALYPEHQHRCREEVREILGDQDSFQWDDLGKMTYLTMCIKESFRLYPPVPQVYRQLSKPVTFVDGRSLPAGSLISMHIYALHRNSAVWPNPEVFDPLRFSTENASKRHPFAFMPFSAGPRNCIGQQFAMSEMKVVTAMCLLHFEFSLDPSRLPIKMLQLVLRSKNGIHLHLKPLGPGSGK from the exons atggtgcccagcttcCTCTCCCTGAGACTCTCCTGCTTGGGCCTGTGGGCTTCTGGGCTGATCTTGGTCTTAGGCTTTCTCAAGCTCATCCGCCTGCTGCTGCGGAGGCAGAGGTTGGCTAAGGCTATGGGCAACTTCCCAGGGCCTCCAACTCACTGGCTCTTTGGACATGCCCTGGAG ATCCAGCAGACGGGGAGCCTGGACAAAGTGGTGTCCTGGGCCCACCAGTTCCCATATGCCCACCCACTCTGGTTCGGACAGTTCGTTGGCTTCCTGAACATCTATGAGCCCGACTATGCCAAAGCTGTGTACAGCCGTGGGG ACCCTAAGGCCCCTGATGTGTATGACTTCTTCCTCCAGTGGATTG GGAGAGGCCTGCTAGTTCTTGAGGGGCCCAAGTGGTTCCAGCACCGCAAGCTGCTCACACCTGGCTTTCATTATGATGTGCTGAAGCCCTATGTGGCTCTGTTCGCTGAGTCCACACGTGTCATGCTG GACAAGTGGGAAGAGAAGGCTCAGGAGGGTAAGTCCTTTGACATCTTCTGCGATGTGGGCCACATGGCGCTGAACACGCTCATGAAGTGCACCTTTGGAAGAGGAGACACCGGCCTGGGCCACAG GGACAGCAGCTACTACCTTGCAGTCAGCGATCTCACTCTGTTGATGCAGCAGCGCCTTGTGTCCTTCCACTACCATAATGACTTCATCTACTGGCTCACCCCACATGGTCGCCGCTTCCTGCGGGCCTGCCAGGTGGCCCATGACCATACAG ACCAGGTCATCAGGGAGCGGAAGGCAGCCCTTCAGGATGAGAAGGTGCGGAAGAAGATCCAGAACCGGAGGCACCTGGACTTCCTGGACATTCTCCTGGGTGCCCGG GATGAAGATGACAGCAAGCTGTCAGATGCAGACCTCCGGGCTGAGGTGGACACATTCATGTTTGAAGGCCATGACACCACCACCAGTGGTATCTCCTGGTTTCTCTACTGCATGGCCCTGTACCCTGAGCACCAGCATCGTTGTAGAGAGGAGGTCCGTGAGATCCTGGGGGACCAGGACTCCTTCCAGTG GGATGATCTGGGCAAAATGACTTATCTGACCATGTGCATCAAGGAGAGCTTCCGCCTCTACCCACCTGTGCCCCAGGTGTACCGCCAGCTCAGCAAGCCTGTCACCTTTGTGGATGGCCGGTCTCTACCTGCAG GAAGCCTGATCTCTATGCACATCTATGCCCTCCATAGGAACAGTGCTGTATGGCCCAACCCTGAG GTCTTTGACCCTCTGCGCTTTTCCACTGAGAATGCGTCCAAACGCCATCCCTTTGCCTTTATGCCCTTCTCTGCTGGGCCCAG GAACTGCATCGGGCAGCAGTTTGCCATGAGTGAGATGAAGGTGGTTACAGCCATGTGCTTGCTCCACTTTGAGTTCTCTCTGGACCCCTCACGGCTGCCCATCAAGATGCTCCAGCTTGTCCTGCGCTCCAAGAATGGCATCCACCTCCACCTGAAGCCACTGGGCCCTGGGTCTGGGAAGTAG